In a single window of the Myxococcus stipitatus genome:
- a CDS encoding SMI1/KNR4 family protein, whose amino-acid sequence MKMDELLAEVSRLHHANPPATPAQIEAFEQGVGWRLDADLRAFYLHCDGADLFDPKAPAFRDPAFSFFPLEQIRRARVVMRGQDTDRAGPASWFAICDVRDSNYALLDVSQQVDGCYPIRDGYNEAFPDPAYCRQIATSFREFLEGALRSEGRWFWLGA is encoded by the coding sequence ATGAAGATGGACGAACTCCTTGCCGAGGTGTCGCGTCTCCACCACGCCAACCCTCCTGCCACGCCCGCCCAAATCGAGGCGTTCGAGCAAGGCGTAGGGTGGCGGCTGGACGCAGACCTCCGCGCCTTCTATCTGCACTGCGATGGGGCAGACCTCTTCGACCCCAAGGCCCCAGCGTTCAGGGACCCCGCATTCTCGTTCTTCCCACTCGAGCAGATTCGTCGCGCACGAGTCGTCATGAGAGGGCAGGACACGGACAGGGCGGGGCCCGCGTCCTGGTTTGCCATCTGCGACGTGCGGGACAGCAACTATGCCCTCTTGGATGTGAGCCAACAGGTGGATGGCTGCTATCCCATTCGCGACGGTTACAACGAGGCATTCCCAGACCCGGCCTACTGCCGACAAATCGCAACGTCCTTCCGTGAGTTCCTGGAGGGGGCGTTGCGTTCGGAGGGCCGCTGGTTCTGGCTCGGCGCCTGA
- a CDS encoding FecCD family ABC transporter permease has product MRTRLVVTMVLCVAVLVLAPFVGPAMPEGSRDFILWQLRVPRTLMALLVGGTLSLVGAVYQSLFANPLAAPSTVGTTAGATLGALVAIVLGANSAVWGLPLVAAAAFVGALAVSLAVAAIAAGRKVRMNDLVLAGIAFSMGAGAVSTGVQYSADAAELLAATRWTMGHLPQVGYQAVVLLLPIAVVAVVGLLALTRALEVFIAGEEHAESQGVDVRRVRMVAIGLGALGVAGCVAWCGPIAFVELIVPHIVRRVLGVSRRVLLPCSVVVGAAFLVLCDAGTRVVFPGREPPVGLVTAALGAPLLVYLVARRPA; this is encoded by the coding sequence ATGAGGACGCGGCTCGTCGTGACGATGGTGCTGTGCGTGGCGGTGCTGGTGCTGGCGCCGTTCGTCGGCCCGGCCATGCCGGAGGGCTCTCGCGACTTCATCCTCTGGCAGCTGCGCGTGCCGAGGACGCTGATGGCGCTGCTCGTCGGCGGGACGCTGTCGCTGGTGGGGGCGGTGTACCAGTCGCTCTTCGCCAACCCGCTCGCGGCGCCGAGCACGGTGGGGACGACGGCGGGCGCCACGCTGGGGGCGCTGGTGGCCATCGTGCTGGGGGCGAACTCGGCGGTGTGGGGGCTGCCGCTCGTGGCCGCCGCCGCGTTCGTGGGCGCGCTCGCGGTGAGCCTCGCGGTAGCGGCCATCGCCGCGGGGCGCAAGGTGCGCATGAACGACCTGGTGCTCGCGGGCATCGCCTTCTCCATGGGAGCGGGTGCCGTCTCCACGGGCGTGCAGTATTCGGCGGACGCCGCGGAGCTGCTCGCGGCCACGCGCTGGACGATGGGGCACCTGCCCCAGGTGGGCTACCAGGCCGTGGTGCTGCTGTTGCCCATCGCCGTGGTGGCGGTGGTGGGGCTGCTCGCGCTCACCCGGGCGCTGGAGGTGTTCATCGCCGGGGAGGAGCACGCCGAGTCGCAGGGGGTCGACGTGCGCCGGGTGCGGATGGTGGCCATCGGCCTGGGCGCGCTGGGTGTCGCGGGCTGTGTCGCGTGGTGCGGCCCCATCGCCTTCGTGGAACTCATCGTCCCGCACATCGTGCGGCGCGTGCTGGGGGTGAGCCGCCGCGTGCTGTTGCCCTGCTCGGTGGTGGTGGGCGCGGCCTTCCTGGTGCTGTGCGACGCGGGGACGCGCGTCGTCTTCCCGGGCCGCGAGCCGCCCGTGGGCCTGGTGACGGCGGCGCTGGGCGCGCCGCTGCTCGTGTACCTGGTGGCGCGCAGGCCGGCCTGA
- a CDS encoding ABC transporter substrate-binding protein yields the protein MSHVRSLVPLALALLLLPGCQRSAPPPEVGARRIVSLSPGISETLYALGAGDQVVGLSDYSDWPPEAAAVPRVGSTLTPQYESIARLKPTLILDEKVKQAPAEALAALAPLKVLPWLTVADVASGIRELGRVTGREAEATKLATRVEQTLGKPAPADGPRVLLALGDPEGSLSSIWYIRKSSLHGAALEAAGARNAVTEDVPGPPNLPVERLMTLDPDVILVLVAGKPLTPEEEARHLEGWRKLAVLRAVKEDRVRILSGTDVQSTGPRILDVVDRLRAALRSTAKAP from the coding sequence ATGTCCCACGTGCGCTCCCTCGTCCCACTCGCCCTCGCGCTGTTGCTGCTCCCGGGGTGCCAGCGCTCGGCGCCTCCTCCCGAGGTGGGAGCGCGGCGCATCGTCTCGTTGTCTCCTGGAATCTCGGAGACGCTCTATGCCCTGGGGGCGGGTGACCAGGTCGTGGGCCTCTCGGACTATTCGGACTGGCCTCCGGAGGCGGCGGCGGTGCCTCGGGTGGGCTCCACGCTGACGCCCCAGTACGAGTCCATCGCGCGGCTCAAGCCCACGCTCATCCTGGACGAGAAGGTGAAGCAGGCCCCGGCGGAGGCCCTGGCGGCGCTCGCGCCGTTGAAGGTGCTGCCGTGGCTGACGGTGGCGGACGTGGCCAGCGGCATCCGGGAGCTGGGGCGGGTGACGGGGCGCGAGGCCGAGGCGACGAAGCTGGCGACGCGCGTGGAGCAGACGCTCGGCAAGCCCGCACCGGCGGACGGGCCGCGCGTGCTGCTGGCGCTCGGCGACCCGGAAGGCTCGTTGTCGAGCATCTGGTACATCCGCAAGAGCTCGCTGCACGGCGCGGCGCTGGAGGCGGCGGGCGCGCGCAACGCGGTGACGGAGGATGTGCCGGGCCCGCCCAACCTCCCCGTGGAGCGGCTGATGACGCTGGACCCGGACGTCATCCTGGTGCTGGTGGCGGGCAAGCCCCTCACTCCCGAGGAGGAGGCGCGGCACCTGGAGGGCTGGAGGAAGCTCGCGGTGCTGCGCGCGGTGAAGGAGGACCGGGTGCGCATCCTCTCCGGGACGGACGTGCAGTCCACCGGGCCCCGCATCCTCGACGTGGTGGACCGGCTGCGCGCGGCGCTGCGCTCCACCGCGAAGGCGCCATGA
- a CDS encoding aldo/keto reductase, whose translation MAPHDYYLLGRSGLRVSRLSLGTMTFGQDGMFGAWGSTEEMSRAVFDRYLAAGGNFLDTADFYTKGTSERLLGKFIAEAGVRDRVVVTSKFSNTTEEGNPNAAGNGRKNMMRAVEDSLRRLRTDYIDLYLLHTWDRITPAEEVMRTFDDLVRAGKIRYAGLSDVPGWYAARAQTWAEAHALTPLINLQLQYSLVERSIEAEFVPLAQTLGLGITAWSPLGSGLLSGKYRASERGATGEGRLTTDSTGERLGKFSEHNWRVVGAVEAVAKEVGRSMAQVALNWAANRPGVGSLIIGASRPEQLDDNLAALDFTLPAELRKKLDDASALPPPFPYTMFTDAYQAWILNAGVAIGDKPLGYAPQVWSAPAPKAA comes from the coding sequence ATGGCGCCGCACGACTATTACCTCCTCGGACGTTCGGGCCTGCGGGTCAGCCGGCTGTCGTTGGGGACGATGACGTTCGGCCAGGACGGGATGTTCGGGGCCTGGGGCTCGACGGAGGAGATGTCGCGCGCCGTCTTCGACCGCTACCTCGCGGCGGGAGGCAACTTCCTGGACACGGCGGACTTCTACACGAAGGGCACCAGCGAGCGCCTCTTGGGGAAGTTCATCGCGGAGGCCGGGGTGCGCGACCGCGTCGTCGTGACCTCCAAGTTCAGCAACACCACCGAGGAGGGCAACCCCAACGCCGCGGGGAATGGCCGCAAGAACATGATGCGCGCCGTGGAGGACTCGCTGCGCCGGCTGCGCACGGACTACATCGACCTGTACCTGTTGCACACGTGGGACCGCATCACGCCGGCCGAGGAGGTGATGCGCACGTTCGATGACCTGGTGCGGGCGGGGAAGATTCGCTACGCGGGGTTGTCGGACGTGCCGGGGTGGTACGCGGCGCGCGCGCAGACCTGGGCGGAGGCGCACGCGCTGACGCCGCTCATCAACCTCCAGCTCCAGTATTCGCTCGTGGAGCGGAGCATCGAGGCGGAGTTCGTGCCGCTGGCGCAGACGCTCGGCCTGGGAATCACGGCGTGGAGTCCGCTGGGTTCGGGGCTGCTGTCCGGCAAGTACCGCGCGAGCGAGCGCGGCGCCACGGGCGAGGGCCGTTTGACGACGGACTCCACGGGCGAGCGCCTGGGCAAGTTCAGCGAGCACAACTGGCGTGTCGTCGGCGCGGTGGAGGCGGTGGCGAAGGAGGTGGGCCGGAGCATGGCGCAGGTGGCGCTCAACTGGGCCGCGAACCGCCCGGGCGTCGGCTCCCTCATCATCGGCGCGAGTCGCCCCGAACAGCTCGACGACAACCTGGCCGCGCTCGACTTCACGCTGCCCGCCGAGCTCCGCAAGAAGCTGGACGACGCCAGCGCCCTGCCCCCGCCGTTCCCGTACACCATGTTCACCGACGCCTATCAGGCCTGGATTCTCAACGCGGGCGTGGCCATCGGGGACAAGCCTCTGGGGTACGCGCCCCAGGTGTGGAGCGCGCCGGCGCCCAAGGCGGCGTGA
- a CDS encoding ABC transporter ATP-binding protein: MSGVLEVSGATVRNGGRVLLEGVSLRVAPGDFVAVVGPNGAGKTTLLRVALGLQRVDAGRATVDGRDVASLSPRERAALVAWLPQRVQVSEPITVLEHVVAARYRFHESRRRSEEAAREALAHVQAEALGARPITELSGGEQQRVAVAALLAQQSPLVLLDEPANFLDPAQQLELYALVGRLWRAGKGVLCITHDINVLAHALAPGAAGRLRVLGLSGGRTAFESHYDAPELGEALGRVFGVRMRDVRIDGQRVFVALPGERGGA; encoded by the coding sequence ATGAGCGGAGTGCTCGAGGTCTCCGGCGCGACGGTGCGCAACGGCGGCCGCGTGCTGCTGGAGGGCGTGTCCCTGCGGGTGGCGCCCGGAGACTTCGTGGCCGTGGTGGGGCCCAACGGCGCGGGGAAGACGACGCTGCTCCGCGTGGCGCTGGGGCTGCAGCGCGTGGACGCGGGGCGCGCGACGGTGGATGGGCGCGACGTGGCCTCGCTGTCGCCCCGGGAGCGCGCGGCCCTCGTCGCGTGGCTGCCGCAGCGGGTGCAGGTGTCGGAGCCCATCACCGTGCTGGAGCACGTGGTGGCGGCGCGCTACCGGTTCCACGAGTCGCGGCGGCGCTCGGAGGAGGCGGCGCGCGAGGCGCTGGCCCACGTCCAGGCGGAGGCGCTGGGCGCGCGTCCCATCACCGAGCTGTCCGGCGGCGAGCAGCAGCGCGTCGCCGTGGCGGCGCTGCTCGCGCAGCAGTCGCCGCTGGTGCTGTTGGACGAGCCGGCCAACTTCCTGGACCCCGCGCAGCAACTGGAGTTGTACGCGCTGGTGGGGCGGCTGTGGCGCGCGGGGAAGGGCGTGCTGTGCATCACCCATGACATCAACGTGCTGGCCCATGCGCTGGCGCCGGGCGCGGCGGGGCGACTGCGCGTCCTGGGGTTGTCGGGAGGCCGGACGGCCTTCGAGTCGCATTACGACGCGCCGGAGCTGGGGGAGGCGCTGGGGCGGGTGTTCGGGGTGCGGATGCGCGACGTGCGGATCGACGGTCAGCGCGTCTTCGTGGCGCTGCCCGGGGAGCGGGGTGGGGCATGA
- a CDS encoding sigma-54-dependent transcriptional regulator → MPGRVLMVEDEREMRAMLEKGLTRRGYTPVALASADEALTRLASEDFDVVLTDLRMPGMDGLALCERIVLNRPDIPVVVVTAFGSLETAVAAIRAGAYDFVTKPIDVDALALVLERAVQHRALRDEVRRLRQQLGRQADGGSIVGESPAMQQAYALIDRVADLDSTVLITGESGTGKEVAARAVHTRGRRAAGPFVAINCAAMPEALLESELFGHAKGAFTDAKAARTGLFVQAHGGTLFLDEVGELPLTLQPKLLRALQERTVRPVGGDTEVPFDARIVAATNRDLELAVEEGRFREDLYYRLNVIGVELPPLRARGNDVLLLSQRFVEQFAARNNKRVVGLSPAAAQRLLAYGWPGNVRELQNCIERAVALTSFEQLTVDDLPERIRNYSQPKVVPENTDPSELVTLEELERRYIHRVLDTVGGSRTLAARILGVDRKTLYRKLERDDEAKKS, encoded by the coding sequence ATGCCAGGCCGCGTCCTGATGGTCGAGGACGAGCGCGAGATGCGCGCGATGCTGGAGAAGGGGCTGACGCGCCGGGGCTACACGCCCGTGGCGCTCGCGTCCGCGGACGAGGCGCTCACCCGGCTGGCGAGCGAGGACTTCGACGTGGTGCTGACGGACCTGCGCATGCCGGGCATGGACGGGCTGGCCCTGTGCGAGCGCATCGTCCTCAACCGCCCGGACATCCCCGTCGTCGTGGTGACGGCCTTCGGCAGCCTGGAGACGGCGGTGGCCGCCATCCGCGCGGGCGCGTACGACTTCGTCACCAAGCCCATCGACGTGGACGCGCTCGCGCTGGTGCTCGAGCGCGCGGTGCAGCACCGCGCCCTGCGCGACGAGGTGCGCCGGCTGAGGCAACAGCTGGGACGCCAGGCGGACGGGGGCTCCATCGTCGGAGAGAGCCCCGCGATGCAGCAGGCCTACGCCCTCATCGACCGGGTGGCGGACCTGGACTCGACGGTGCTCATCACGGGCGAGAGTGGCACCGGCAAGGAGGTGGCCGCCCGCGCGGTGCACACCCGGGGCCGGCGCGCGGCGGGCCCCTTCGTGGCCATCAACTGCGCGGCCATGCCGGAGGCGCTGCTGGAGAGCGAGCTGTTCGGCCACGCCAAGGGCGCCTTCACCGACGCCAAGGCGGCGCGCACCGGCCTCTTCGTCCAGGCTCATGGCGGCACCCTCTTCCTGGACGAGGTGGGCGAGCTGCCGCTCACGCTCCAGCCCAAGCTGTTGCGCGCGCTCCAGGAGCGCACGGTGCGCCCGGTGGGCGGGGACACGGAGGTGCCGTTCGACGCGCGCATCGTCGCGGCGACCAACCGCGACCTGGAGCTGGCCGTGGAGGAGGGTCGCTTCCGCGAGGACCTGTACTACCGGCTCAACGTCATCGGCGTGGAGCTGCCGCCCCTGCGCGCGCGAGGCAACGACGTGCTGCTGCTGTCCCAGCGCTTCGTCGAGCAGTTCGCCGCGCGCAACAACAAGCGCGTGGTGGGCCTGTCCCCCGCGGCGGCGCAGCGGCTGTTGGCGTACGGGTGGCCCGGCAACGTGCGCGAGCTGCAGAACTGCATCGAGCGCGCGGTGGCGCTGACGTCCTTCGAGCAGCTCACGGTGGACGACCTGCCCGAGCGCATCCGCAACTACAGCCAGCCCAAGGTGGTGCCTGAGAACACGGACCCCTCCGAGCTGGTGACGCTGGAGGAGCTGGAGCGGCGCTACATCCACCGCGTGCTGGACACGGTGGGCGGCAGCCGCACGCTCGCCGCGCGCATCCTCGGCGTGGACCGCAAGACGCTCTACCGCAAGCTGGAGCGCGACGACGAGGCGAAGAAGTCCTGA
- the hflX gene encoding GTPase HflX produces the protein MSKTVPPARPRAVLVGVQFPSVTDTEHAADLEELRRLVHTLGYDAVATVSQRRSALASGTVLGRGKLRELAALTGGPGVVAPNARARVSKAREKWEAAAEEAAAEETATGDALDDGVRPEEDEDVGDDEDVGDDEDVGDDEATPAVGQPRHDGPPPSVVVVDHELSPSQLRNLEKATGAVVLDRTGVIVDIFHRHARSHAARMQVEIARLNYLAPRLREAPGGRERQQGRGSGDSALELDRRKIRDRLAELRAGLVALEKEQDQRRHARRDQLRVALVGYTNAGKSSLMRALTGSEVLVADQLFATLDTTVRAIQPETRPRILVSDTVGFIQKLPHDLVASFRSTLDEALEASLLLYVVDASDPTWAAQLEVTRSVLREIGADAVPSRLLFNKVDRLDAAAREALLAGHPEALQLSAHRPDDVARLRQHILHFFEGSMVEADLVIPYASQGRIGEVFEHTTVLSQEFDETGRRLRVRGLPAAIARLTQAFGPPEQSSSHS, from the coding sequence ATGTCGAAGACCGTTCCCCCCGCCCGCCCCCGCGCGGTGCTCGTCGGCGTCCAGTTTCCCAGCGTGACGGACACCGAGCACGCCGCGGACCTCGAGGAGCTTCGCAGGCTGGTGCACACCCTGGGCTACGACGCCGTGGCCACCGTGTCGCAGCGCCGCTCGGCCCTCGCCTCGGGGACGGTGCTGGGCCGGGGCAAGCTCCGGGAGCTGGCCGCTCTCACGGGAGGCCCCGGCGTCGTCGCGCCGAACGCGCGCGCCCGCGTCTCCAAGGCCCGCGAGAAGTGGGAGGCGGCGGCGGAGGAGGCAGCCGCCGAGGAGACGGCGACAGGCGACGCGCTGGACGACGGCGTCCGGCCCGAGGAGGACGAGGACGTGGGTGACGACGAGGACGTGGGTGACGACGAGGACGTGGGCGATGACGAGGCCACTCCGGCGGTCGGGCAGCCGCGGCACGACGGGCCCCCACCCTCGGTGGTGGTCGTCGACCACGAGCTGTCCCCCAGCCAGCTGCGCAACCTCGAGAAGGCCACCGGGGCGGTGGTGCTGGACCGCACGGGCGTCATCGTCGACATCTTCCACCGCCATGCGCGCAGCCACGCGGCCCGCATGCAGGTGGAGATCGCCCGGCTCAACTACCTGGCGCCCAGACTGAGGGAGGCGCCGGGAGGGCGCGAGCGACAGCAGGGCCGTGGCTCGGGCGACTCCGCGCTGGAGCTGGACCGCCGGAAGATTCGCGACCGGCTCGCGGAGCTGCGCGCGGGGCTGGTGGCGCTCGAGAAGGAGCAGGACCAACGCCGTCATGCCCGCCGGGACCAGCTGCGGGTGGCGCTCGTGGGGTACACCAACGCCGGGAAGTCCTCGCTGATGCGCGCCCTCACCGGCAGCGAGGTGCTCGTCGCCGACCAGCTCTTCGCGACCCTGGACACCACGGTGCGGGCCATCCAGCCCGAGACGCGCCCTCGCATCCTGGTGTCCGACACCGTGGGCTTCATCCAGAAGCTGCCCCATGACCTGGTGGCGTCGTTCCGCTCCACGCTGGACGAGGCCCTGGAGGCCTCGCTGCTGCTCTACGTGGTGGACGCGTCCGACCCGACCTGGGCCGCGCAGCTGGAGGTCACCCGCTCCGTGCTGCGCGAGATTGGAGCGGACGCCGTGCCCAGCCGGCTGCTGTTCAACAAGGTCGACCGGCTGGACGCCGCCGCCCGCGAGGCCCTGCTGGCCGGACACCCGGAGGCGCTCCAGCTGTCGGCCCACCGGCCCGACGACGTGGCGAGGCTCCGCCAGCACATCCTCCACTTCTTCGAGGGCTCCATGGTCGAGGCCGACCTGGTGATTCCCTACGCCAGCCAGGGCCGCATCGGCGAGGTGTTCGAGCACACCACCGTGCTCTCCCAGGAGTTCGACGAGACGGGCCGGAGGCTGCGCGTGCGCGGCCTGCCCGCGGCCATCGCCCGGCTCACCCAGGCGTTCGGCCCGCCGGAGCAGTCCTCCAGCCATTCTTGA
- a CDS encoding glutaminyl-peptide cyclotransferase — protein MRVGSFSGWVSLCVLTACNGPTHQLQPELSGEAPQRKVARIVREYPHSTEAFTQGLVFHQGRLFESTGQQGTLRQLSLDAAEPVWMEALGDIFAEGLASDGERLYQLTWTEGLLYTWSGLPPRRESVTHYTGEGWGLCYGQERLVRSDGSSTLTFHDPKDFRLLGSVQVTLQGVPQDQLNELECANGVVYANVWHSTDVLEIDPATGHVTAVIDASALKRAVAGRLPNTGAVLNGIAVEPGTGRVFMTGKLWPRLFEVSLDPVD, from the coding sequence ATGCGCGTCGGTTCGTTCTCCGGGTGGGTGTCCCTCTGCGTGCTCACCGCATGCAACGGCCCCACCCACCAGTTGCAGCCGGAGCTCTCCGGCGAGGCACCTCAGCGCAAGGTGGCTCGCATCGTCCGGGAGTATCCCCACTCCACGGAGGCCTTCACGCAGGGGCTGGTGTTCCACCAGGGGCGCTTGTTCGAGAGCACGGGCCAGCAGGGGACACTGCGGCAGCTCTCGCTCGACGCGGCCGAGCCCGTGTGGATGGAGGCGCTGGGGGACATCTTCGCGGAGGGGCTCGCGAGCGATGGCGAGCGCCTCTACCAGCTGACCTGGACGGAGGGGCTGCTCTACACCTGGAGCGGCCTGCCGCCCCGGCGCGAGTCCGTCACCCACTACACGGGAGAGGGCTGGGGCCTGTGCTACGGACAGGAGCGGCTGGTGCGCAGCGACGGCTCCTCCACGCTGACCTTCCACGACCCGAAGGACTTCCGCCTCCTGGGCTCCGTGCAGGTGACGCTCCAGGGCGTGCCGCAAGACCAGCTCAACGAACTGGAGTGCGCCAACGGCGTCGTCTACGCCAACGTCTGGCACTCCACGGACGTGCTCGAAATCGACCCGGCCACCGGCCACGTCACCGCCGTCATCGACGCCTCCGCGCTCAAGCGCGCCGTGGCCGGGCGGCTGCCCAACACGGGGGCGGTGCTCAACGGCATCGCCGTGGAGCCGGGCACCGGCCGCGTGTTCATGACCGGCAAGCTGTGGCCCAGGCTGTTCGAGGTGAGCCTGGACCCCGTGGACTGA
- a CDS encoding TetR/AcrR family transcriptional regulator, translating into MARPREFDRDEAVRHAMGVFWEKGYEATSTDDLLRAMGIGRQSMYDTFGDKHRLYLEALQHYQARNAAALEERLRSEDSPLAAIERVFLAIANEPAPARARGCMGVNAIIELAQKDADVASLSKAATKTCEAAFERIVEEARRRGEVPAAIDARQAGRFLLNALQGLRVTAKAGASPAALREITAFTVSSLRAR; encoded by the coding sequence ATGGCGAGACCCAGGGAATTCGACCGCGACGAGGCCGTCAGGCACGCGATGGGCGTGTTCTGGGAGAAGGGCTACGAGGCGACGTCGACGGATGACCTGCTGCGGGCCATGGGTATCGGCCGGCAGAGCATGTACGACACGTTCGGAGACAAGCACCGGCTCTACCTGGAGGCGCTCCAGCACTATCAGGCGCGGAACGCGGCGGCGCTGGAGGAGCGGCTGCGCTCGGAGGACTCGCCGCTGGCCGCCATCGAGCGCGTCTTCCTGGCCATCGCCAACGAGCCCGCTCCCGCGCGTGCCCGGGGTTGCATGGGGGTGAACGCCATCATCGAGCTGGCGCAGAAGGACGCGGACGTCGCGTCCCTGTCCAAGGCGGCCACGAAGACGTGCGAGGCGGCCTTCGAGCGCATCGTCGAGGAGGCCAGGCGCCGCGGCGAGGTCCCCGCCGCCATCGACGCGCGCCAGGCGGGGCGCTTCCTCCTCAACGCGCTCCAGGGCCTGCGCGTCACCGCCAAGGCCGGCGCCTCGCCCGCCGCCCTCCGCGAAATCACCGCCTTCACCGTCTCCAGCCTCCGGGCGCGCTGA
- a CDS encoding histidine phosphatase family protein gives MDWRLPSGVTRVVLVRHGKPSEEMKGRCYGRLDVGLAPEGHVQAARAARLLADVALTALYASPRLRALDTARPIAEGRGLDVTVDEAFREIDFGLFEGLTYEEAERRHPAIYAEWMAHPEQVRFPEGETFSEMRERVRAGGRALRARHPSQCFALVSHGGVNRTLLAEALGMADANLFRLDQMHAAVNVIDYYGDSPVVKLMNAEP, from the coding sequence GTGGACTGGAGACTTCCGAGCGGCGTGACGCGCGTGGTGCTGGTGAGGCACGGCAAGCCCTCCGAGGAGATGAAGGGCCGCTGCTACGGACGCCTCGACGTGGGGCTCGCGCCGGAGGGCCATGTCCAGGCCGCCCGCGCGGCGCGGCTGCTCGCGGACGTGGCGTTGACGGCGCTCTACGCGAGCCCCCGGCTGCGCGCGCTCGACACCGCCCGTCCCATCGCGGAGGGCCGGGGCCTGGACGTGACGGTCGACGAGGCGTTCCGCGAAATCGACTTCGGCCTCTTCGAGGGCCTCACCTACGAGGAGGCGGAGCGACGCCACCCCGCGATTTATGCCGAGTGGATGGCGCACCCCGAGCAGGTCCGCTTCCCCGAGGGCGAGACGTTCTCCGAGATGCGCGAGCGCGTGCGCGCCGGAGGAAGGGCGCTGCGGGCCCGGCACCCAAGCCAGTGCTTCGCGCTGGTGTCGCATGGAGGCGTCAACCGGACGCTGCTCGCGGAGGCGCTCGGCATGGCGGACGCGAACCTGTTCCGGCTGGACCAGATGCACGCGGCGGTGAACGTCATCGACTACTACGGCGACTCTCCCGTGGTGAAGCTGATGAACGCCGAGCCCTGA
- a CDS encoding sensor histidine kinase has translation MRLARKFTLALVLLAVAVIAALQVIQVRRELERSALDMQHDHRLLGHTLAGAMAQAWQLAGEREALTLLNQSNRYQEQVHLRWVWLDGGPGTPSLLGFPPRLLATLRKGQDGSMVDPTPDPGFLHSYTPVFIGPRFGAIEITESLGEERQHVFVTVVGTIVATGAITLAFLVTAMAMGRRLVGEPVDQLVQFASRIGQGDLSARVLLPRRRRGDELTMLADAMNRMGEQLEETRGRLASETAARLSAVEHLRHADRLTTVGKLASGVAHELGTPLNVVMGRAKMISAGEAEGEEVAECARIIGQQAQHMTGIIRQLLDFARRRAPHRAPEDVHELVTRSLGLLRPMASKKSITLEDSVPPGVMLEVDGGQVQQVLTNLVMNALQAMDKPGTVRVRAAPERVAPPHDVGGPVSDYVRVDVEDEGAGIPADVLPHVFEPFYTTKDVGEGTGLGLSVSYGLVRDHGGWIAVRSEPGRGSCFSIYLPSGGTTCQAAS, from the coding sequence GTGAGACTCGCAAGAAAGTTCACCCTCGCCCTCGTCCTGCTCGCCGTGGCGGTCATCGCCGCGTTGCAGGTCATCCAGGTCCGCCGCGAGCTGGAACGCTCCGCCCTGGACATGCAGCACGACCACCGGCTGCTCGGCCACACGCTCGCGGGCGCCATGGCCCAGGCCTGGCAGCTGGCCGGTGAGCGCGAGGCCCTCACCCTGCTGAACCAGTCCAACCGCTACCAGGAGCAGGTCCACCTGCGCTGGGTGTGGCTGGACGGCGGCCCGGGCACCCCTTCCCTGCTGGGCTTCCCGCCGAGGCTGCTGGCCACGCTGCGCAAGGGCCAGGATGGCTCCATGGTCGACCCGACGCCGGACCCGGGCTTCCTGCACTCGTACACGCCGGTGTTCATCGGCCCCCGGTTCGGCGCCATCGAAATCACCGAATCGCTGGGCGAGGAGCGCCAGCACGTCTTCGTCACGGTGGTGGGCACCATCGTCGCGACGGGCGCCATCACCCTCGCCTTCCTCGTCACCGCCATGGCCATGGGCCGGCGGCTCGTGGGCGAGCCGGTGGACCAGCTCGTCCAGTTCGCGTCCCGCATCGGACAGGGAGACCTGTCCGCGCGCGTGCTCCTGCCCCGCCGTCGCCGGGGCGACGAGCTGACGATGCTGGCGGACGCGATGAACCGCATGGGCGAACAGCTGGAGGAGACGCGGGGGCGGCTGGCGTCGGAGACGGCCGCGCGCCTGTCGGCCGTGGAGCACCTGCGGCACGCGGACCGGCTCACCACGGTGGGCAAGCTGGCCTCCGGCGTGGCGCACGAGCTGGGCACGCCCCTCAACGTCGTCATGGGCCGCGCGAAGATGATTTCGGCCGGCGAGGCCGAGGGCGAGGAGGTGGCCGAGTGCGCTCGCATCATCGGCCAGCAGGCCCAGCACATGACGGGCATCATCCGCCAGCTGCTCGACTTCGCCCGGCGGCGCGCCCCCCACCGGGCCCCGGAGGACGTGCACGAGCTGGTGACGCGCTCGCTGGGCCTCTTGCGCCCCATGGCCTCCAAGAAGAGCATCACCCTGGAGGACTCGGTGCCCCCCGGCGTCATGCTGGAGGTGGACGGCGGTCAGGTGCAGCAGGTGCTGACCAACCTGGTGATGAACGCGCTGCAGGCCATGGACAAGCCGGGCACGGTGCGCGTGCGAGCGGCCCCGGAGCGCGTCGCGCCGCCCCACGACGTGGGCGGGCCGGTGAGCGACTACGTCCGCGTCGACGTGGAGGACGAGGGCGCCGGGATTCCGGCGGACGTGCTGCCCCACGTCTTCGAGCCCTTCTACACCACCAAGGACGTGGGCGAGGGCACGGGGCTGGGACTGTCCGTCTCCTATGGTCTGGTGAGGGACCATGGCGGCTGGATTGCCGTGCGCTCGGAGCCCGGACGCGGTAGCTGCTTCTCCATCTATCTGCCGAGCGGAGGAACGACATGCCAGGCCGCGTCCTGA